CCACCCAATAGTATCTAGTGGATAAATTGCATACTACCACAGCAGGAACTTAAAGGGCACATTGGAAACCTATTCCCTactgtacactacttttgaccagaaccccatGAGCCCTAGTCCAAAGTGATCTACTGTTGTCTACAGGCTTCAGTATGTGTCATCAAGCTGCCATCTATACCTCAGTCTTGGTCCCACTATAGTCTCCTGCCCAGACCAGACCATATTAGTGGGGTCAGACCAGACTATATTAGTGGGGTCAGACCAGGCCAGTCCATATGAGTGGGGTCAAGGGGCATTGATGAATTCCTCAAGGATTTCCTTTTAAACACTTCCTGGGTATTCATGGAGGCAACAATGGCGCTAAAACGAAGTTTAGAGACTGTGTCTCGACCAACCCTAATCTCGTCAACCCAGAACCAAAATCTTGCGTCTGTCCATGAGAGATCTCTCTGCTATATTACTGTTAGCTACCACTTTGCTCATGTATAAAACATATagtacatacagatgtaggatcttaatttgagccaggttgttacaacaggaaaataatcctgcagcaacagaaaatgtgaattattatgtggattataattaatggactattttgtaggggttgataaatTTTTCtgtagggcaaatcaagtctgacatttcaatgTGGAAATTAcacactttagaagcctttttaaaactcgaATAAcaatacaagtttgcatttcctgctgtgtagGACGATGCTCAGCAACagaagagtgatcaaatgaagatcctacatctgtatgcaaCTCCTTCATTCACCTAAAACCAAGGACAAAACGCAGTTGAAACTGATAAATGATTTGAGTTTATTTGAAGTGATGTGGGAAGTGGACAACATACTCTAAGCCCCACAGCAACTCATACTGTAGGTAAAACACATGAATCCTGAGCATTGATCAAAAAAACATGTATCTTCTTACAAACTCAGTTTATTGgtacaaaaatattacaaaactaGTTTTTTTCAACGTTGCTTTCTATATAAAGCTTGTTCGACAATCCCATATAGACATAACTAAAGTGTTAGCAGATCCAGTTCATGTGTAACTCTATTTATGCTATGTTGCAGATGTCTTCATTCTCTTTCAAAGATGCAGGAGTTATATTTTTTACAATATTGTATTTGACCTACAAATACCCCAAAATCCTTCTCTTAGTCCACTCTGATAATAAACTAAATGAAATCAGTTAGTGGTCATGAAACAATAGTCAGTCCTTTCCTACCTTGGAGGCCATACCTGGGCTCACAACAACATTTAACATGAATTACTCATGATAAAAACATATAGGATAGAACACTATGTTATCTATGTTCCTCTATACAGCAGTACTGACAAAGGGAGGTGGCATTAGCTTCACCCCATCCCCCTCATTGCCAGAGGGGAAAAACAGATGAGACAGCCAGGTACTCCTGCTGGGTTTGTGGAGTGTTGGCGGGAGGCAGATTGGCGGGTGGCAGATTGGCGGGAGGCAGGTTAGCGGGAGGTGGGGATTTTAGCTGTTGCATTCCGTCCTGATCACAAGAGTTCAGAAGGCCCCGATCTCTGTCCCCCAGGGCCTGTAAGGCTGATTTCTCAGGGCTGTGGATGAGCCTGCTGAGTTGAGGGCTGCCGGGGACACTAGGGGAAAAGTACTGAAGGAGAaggcagacagggaggagagggaggagaggaggggtggtggtTGGGAGAGCTTGGAGGCTGAGACTGGCAGGGCCAGCCCCAGGGGTAGATTGTCATTGGGGGGCACCCTGAGTGCCTCTGAGGGGGCTGTCACACTGAGTCTGGAGGTCACCGAGGTATCAGTAGAACAGGGGGATGACATGGAGGAGAAGATGGAGCAGGAGGAGGGTGGGCTGCTGGTACTGTGGGGGGCTAGTGTCCGTCCCTGAGGGAGTGGTAAGAGGAGGGGGTGTTGCAGGTGGGCGGAGGGAGTCCTCAAAGCGGAGCCCCAGGCTAGTTGTCCAGGGTGTCCAGTCAATACAGTGTGGATGTCTCTCTGAGAGGCGTAGTTGTTGAGGTGGGAGACCAGGCGTACACGGAGTGGGTCGACACTATTCCAGCCCTCCATGATGCTTAGGTAACGGGCCGTCTCTGACAGACACTCCCTGAAGCCCAGGCTGCGGTAATCCTTGGCCCGGGCGTGGGCTTCAAAATACCCTACCAGGAGAGGCAGGCAGAGGGTCAGGAACAGGAACTACTACTAGTTCCCTACAAATATGCAGAAGTTTTTCTAGAAGTTTCCCTATCACAACATATTTTTTACAGGCTTTCATCATAAATCAAATCTTTGTATTGTTTTGGTATTGACTCACCTTGTCCGCTGGCAGCATGTATCATCTTCAAATGATCCACAGTAATCTGCAAAATTTCAGCTTTTTCCAATTTTGACGATCCCTGTGACAAAAGGCAACATTCGATTAGATTGTGTTACTGGTAAAATAACAGTCCTAACCAAAGATATAGAAAAGGCGGAAGTTGACTACTGAGATGAATGTACTCTGAATCCAataggtctgtaaggtatatacACTTGTACTGTAGCCTACCTGCTTCTCAAACGCACTTGGCACAAGTCTTCTGAGATCAGTCAGGCTGTTGTTGATTCGGTCACGTCGCCGTTTCTCAATAATCTGTGGATGAGAGCGAGGTATAATATGATTTTTGGGGTCTCCGACAGCATATCAAGGTGATGGTGAACCTTAATAATGGCAATATTTGGTGCGTAATTAGGCAAGTGAAATGTAATACTCACTCCTCTGCGTCGTTTTCTGGCTTGAGTTTGAGTGGTTTTCGGGGGTGACATCAAGTCATGCGGAGAGTCAAGGTTTCTGAAATAATCAAAGTAATTTTCATTTAGTTTCAATAACATATTGGTGACGATAGGCTTCTGTCACGCATAGCCTGTTTTTCAAGAGAGATACAATGTATAGAGATGCGTGATTTAGATTAGCCTACCACAAAAAAATACACACTAGGCTTATATCAGAATTACAAATAAATTGATTTTCTCATTTAAAAAAAGATTTCCTATTCTTCATAACTGAATTTTCAACATACACATTTTCGTCaccactgtccttctccactTCTATATTGTCATCAAGTTCGCTATCAGACGAACAGCTGTAATTGTGATTTCGTCTCATTTTGCTCCAGAATCCCAAGTAGCAATATTCAGTATAGATTGTCCCTCAATGTGAACTCCGCAAATCCTGTGAAAGCGACGTGTCCGCGCAACTGTTTAAAGTCAAGCCTTGTTCTCAGGGTATTATTTTCAGACCATGTAGCTTAAAATGAGAGGGGTGGGGAATAGGCGGCCTCTAAAAGTACTAAGCCTATTAAAATCAAGCTGATGTTTGAGtgacatgttttgttgtttttgctcAATGAGGGCGGGGCCTCTCTGGGTGCCAGTATGGGCGATACAAATATAATCTGTAGACTCCAAATGTAGGCCTAACATTAGTTAAAGATGCACTAGGCAGAAATCGCTCCGCAATTTCCTGGTcactaaaattctaatagttcgcctaatttcagtttacgcaaaaaaacaaatgttttattttatttcataattttttttgtacccttattttacaatgtaaatttactgagaacaggttctcatttacagcaaagaCCTGGAGGATAgttacagggagaggaggggagatgaatgagccaattggaaacgtaagaacgggaagcatagcaatagcacacatagaacagatctaacgcttcttagacttgctttcaacaagaatgacatatctataacaccattttctatgtgaatttggtcaagtcgcccaaaaagtgacatattgcagctttaagacaACCCACAGAATATATTTTCAATCACCACTCAATAAATCATTTTAACCTCCTCAAGGATGTGTCCCAAACAGCACGCTATTCTCCATAAAATGCATTACTGTTGACCAGATCCCTATAGGGGTGCCACTTGGGGCTCAAACCAATACTCCCAGGCAGCCAGCCTGTCAGTCGGTCCTCAGCCCCCCTGTTGAGCTCCCAGTCAGGGGCCACAGGAACCATTAGCCCAAGAGCTCTCGCCTTCTTCactggtgtgtaacaggactcatGGGCCATTAGGCAGAGTGTGTTGTTCATTGTATGCTGTCAGCTGTGTGGGTCAACAGCAGCATTGATCGGACTGGAGGCCCCAGCGGCTCTTGTTGCTTCAGTTGCCAAGCACTTCTAGGAAGTTCCCTGTTCTGAAGAGCAACCAGGTGAATTGACTGGCTCAAGGAGCCTGAATGGTACCCTCACCTGGGAAACATTCAGCCAGTAATTGGAGAAAGAAAAGCATGACACTGACAGATCTTTACCATGGGCAAAACTAGATGTTTCTCCAGAGTTGAATCAAcagttgtctgtctctgttctgttcccagcAGCACCTTGGAGCAggcctctcccctgtctgtctctgttctgttcccagcAGCACCTTGGAGCaggtctctcccctgtctgtctctgttctgttcccagcAGCACCTTGGAGCaggtctctcccctgtctgtctctgttctgttcccagcAGCACCTTGGAGCaggtctctcccctgtctgtctctgttctgttcccacCAGCACCTTGGAGCaggtctctcccctgtctgtctctgttctgttcccagcAGCACCTTGGAGTaggtctctcccctgtctgtctctgttctgttcccagcAGCACCTTGGAGCaggtctctcccctgtctgtctctgttctgttcccacCAGCACCTTGGAGCaggtctctcccctgtctgtctctgttctgttcccacCAGCACCTTGGAGCaggtctctcccctgtctgtctctgttatgTTCCCAGCAGCACCTTGGAGCAGGTCTCTCCCCTGTCTGCCTCTGTTATGTTCCCAGCAGCACCTTGGAGCaggtctctcccctgtctgtctctgttatgTTCCCAGCAGCACCTTGGAGCaggtctctcccctgtctgtctctgttctgttcccagcAGCACCTTGGAGCaggtctctcccctgtctgtctctgttctgttcccagcAGCACCTTGGAGCaggtctctcccctgtctgtctctgttctgttcccacCAGCACCTTGGAGCaggtctctcccctgtctgtctctgttctgttcccacCAGCACCTTGGAGCaggtctctcccctgtctgtctctgttatgTTCCCACCAGCACCTTGGAGTaggtctctcccctgtctgtctctgttctgttcccagcAGCACCTTGGAGCaggtctctcccctgtctgtctctgttatgTTCCCAGCAGCACCTTGGAGCaggtctctcccctgtctgtctctgttctgttcccagcAGCACCCTGGAGCaggtctctcccctgtctgtctctgttctgttcccagcAGCACCTTGGAGCaggtctctcccctgtctgtctctgttctgttcccagcAGCACCTTGGAGCaggtctctcccctgtctgtctctgttctgttcccagcAGCACCCTGGAGCaggtctctcccctgtctgtctcagttctgtTCTTAGGGAGTTAGGGGGTTCTGATAGGCGTTTGGCAGAACAGTCCACAGACCTAACAACTCAGCCAGATCAACGATAACCACTTGCTTTACCTTGACCCCAGACAGAAGCTGTACATGGCCCCTCTGTGACTTTTCCCTGAGCTTCAGTGGATTTTGGAGGCGTCGCTCCAACTCTGTTTATGGAGCTGTTAGCACTAATCAGGCTCTACGGTGGTGCTGCTACATCAACACTATGTAATCgtaacaaatggcaccctattccatatatagtgcactacttttgcacgaccctggtcaaaagtagtgcactatatacactttaggatgccatttgggacacaaactaGCCAAGACTGGTGGTCAGATGGTTTCCATTACCCAGACACAAACCGTTCTCCTCACACTGACTACTGTCAAGGCCTTCTGTATTGGTACTGAATTATTTGTGTTCATTACACACAGTTATGTTACTTTCCCCAGCAAACCAATTATGTTACTTTCCCCAGCAAACCAATTATGTTACCTTCCCCAGCAAACCAATTATGTTGCTTTCCCCAGCAAACCATTTATGTTACTTTCCCCAGCAAACCAATTATGCTACTTTCCCCAGCAAATCTATTATGGTAATTTCCCCAGCAAACCAATTGTTACTTTCAACAGCAAACCAATTATGTGGCTTTCCCCAGCAAACCAATTATGTTGCTTTTCCCAGCAAACCAATTGTTACTTTCCCCCAGCAAACCTATCATGTTGCTTTTCCCAGCAAACCAATTGTTACTTTTCCCAGCAAACCTATCATGTTGCTTTTCCCAGCAAACCAATTGTTACTTTCCCCAGCAAACCTATTATGTTGCTTTCCCCAGCAAACCTATTTCAACCCTCATATCTCTTCTGGATACTTGGATGTTTGCCCTCATGGCATTGGAACAATTATGTCTTCTGATTTGCAATAATTTGCCCTTAGTTCGTTTGCTTCGTCTTTATTTACATGATTGTAATATTTTGACCTTACTGTAAAGAACTATAAATATGGCACCAGAACTATTATAATGAACTAATCCAAGAATCCCATGGACCATGAGCCTCATACTGCTTCTCAAGGCAGAGCCAGAAAGTTAAAAGCTATCAGAAAGCATTTGTTAGAGAACTGGCGTGTGCCCAGCTGCCTTCTTCAGTCTTCCCTCAGGTTTCCCAtagtgactgtttgtgtgtgtgtgtgtgtctaaatgagtgtgtgtgtgttcaggaggTGCTGCTTCCCACAGCCTTGAGCTAATTCCGCGGTAACTCAATCTCCGTGTGAGCGGGTCCCGGTGAGCGTTATCCCACCCGTCTACAGGCCCTCTCTGGCTGGCtgagtgtgacacacacacacacacacacacacacacacacacacacacacacacacacacacacacacacacacacacacacacacacacacacacacacacacacacacacacacacacacacacacacagcaggtaaGTCTCACAGGAACCTCCCCAGGGTTGATTTACTGTGTCGACTGTGGGGTCTGTCGGCAGCAACAGCACTCACAGGCCTCCTGCGTCCTGTGTGCACACCATCAAGACTTATCATCTTATCTGTCATGCAACAACTGCAAGAGAATAAGGGTGTGTCTGATATGTCGAGACACGTGTGTGAGCACTGTGAAAGCTGGTTTCTGAGAGTTATGCATAAGGAGAGGTCTCTgctgaatttgtgtgtgtgtgtgtgtgtgtgtgtgtgtgtgtgtgtgtgtgtgtgtgtgtgtgtgtgtgtgtgtgtgtgtgtgtgtgtgtgtgtgtgtgtgtgtgtgtgtgtgtgtgtgtgtatgtgtgtgtgtgtgtgtgtgtgtgtgttgactgacTGCATGGTAAGGATTTATTTCTTGATCATCATTCTTAACCTACTAGTGTAAGAGAACACATTAGTAAATCAATAATTCAAAGGTCTCATTTGATGTAATAATTAGAATCCTAAATAGACAAAGACATTTAAAAGAGTAAATAAATGCCACACAATATACCACATAGTGACTCCAGAGACTTAGAATGTGtcccaaataacaccctatttcctatgtagtgcactacttttgatgaggtctctggtcaaagtagtgcactatatagggaatagggtgttatttgggaCAGAACTTTAGACATGCATCTCGGCGCTACCCATGGTGCTCCTAACCTGCCTGTGTCCCCCCAGACACCCTCAGTACAACAATGTTATCCTGTGGGCCACAGcttcctgtctccctcccacTGGTTCCAGTctacacccagtcagtcagtcagtcagtcagtcagtcagtcagtcagtcagttagtcagtttgcactcagtcagtcagtcagtcagtcagtttgcactcagtcagtcagtcaggtagtcagtacccagtcagtcagtcaagcaGTCAggtagtcagtacccagtcagtcaagcagtcagtcagtcagtcagtcaagcaGTCAGtcaagcagtcagtcagtcagtctgtaccCAGTCAggtagtcagtacccagtcagtcaagcagtcagtcagtctgtactCTGATCCACCAGGGGTCTATAATATAACGTGTGTCGGCCGGTCGCCCAGTCAGTCAGCTTCTATAccaggaccagaccagaccaattcCTACCAGCCATCAGACCAAAATACACCTTCCTTCTCACTGTTCACCTTCCTACCTTTGTTGGCATCCATTCATTTTAGTCTGCGGTTGTATTTGGACAGATAAGGCCTTGTAAAAGCATCCATTAAGTTTAGTCTGCGGTGGTATTTCGACAGATAAGGCCTTGTAAAAGCATCAATTCATTTAAGTCTGTGGTTGTATTTGGACAGATAAGGCCTTATAAAGTTATCCATTCATTTTAGTCTGTGGTTGTATTTTGACAGGTAAAGCCTTGTAAAGTCATACCTTCATTGTAGTATGTGTGGTTTCTGGACAGGTGAAGCCTTGTAAAGTCATACCTTCATTGTAGTATGCGTGGTTTCTGGGCAGGTGAAGCCTTGTAAAGTCTTACATTCATTGTAGTATGCGTGGTTTCTGGGCAGGTGAAGCCTTGTAAAGTCATACCTTCATTGTAGTATGCGTGGTTTCTGGGCAGGTGAAACCTTGTAAAGTCATACCTTCATTGTAGTATGTGTGGTTTCTGGGCAGGTGAAGCCTTGTAAAGTCATACCTTCATTGTAGTATGTGTGGTTTCTGGACAGGTAAAGCCTTGTAAAGTCATACCTTCATTGTAGTATGCGTGGTTTCTGGACAGGTGAAGTCTTGTAAAGGAGGATGTGTTCACTTCCGTGTTCCTCTGTTTAGTCAAAGGTTTGTTTTGATTTGACGACAGCTCCTCAAGTTACACACCAGTGACATCACATGGACGCGTCCTAAATGGCATCCTAGTCCCTAAACCctacatatagtgcactacgttggaCCATGTAGCAAATAGGGTGCCTTTAAATTAAACACTAACCTTCTCTTGAATTCTAGAATCTTCAAAGAAAGTTTTCATAAACTATTCAAACCATTAacccaaaataaaaaatatatattttaaacacaAAGTATTGGCAACACAATATGTATGTTTGGTAGACTTGGTGCATTCTTCCAAACCTACTGCCATATCTCCCCTGTAACAGAGTTCAGATCACACCATAAGCAGGCACACAGTAATCCGACACACCTACTACCAGCATCCAGCCTTAAGCAATGACACAATGGTTGGAAGGCAGGCAAGGCAGCCCTAAAGACTGGTTCCCAAACCAGCACAACAGGAGACAGCACGTGAAGTCCTCACCAGGGAAGTGAGGACCAAAGAGCAAACAGCTTTTGAGGCCACACATTGTCCCCCGACCTACATTCCTGAAAAACTATGTTTGCATATCAATGGGAAAGTGGCAAAAACAAAAACTGGAGTGAAACGTAACTCTGGCTGGCTAAGATCACAAAGTAAGAGGCTGGACCTGCTGCTACTATAGAGAGAGACTGGAACTGctactatagagagagagactggacctgctactatatagagagagactggacctgctactactatagagagagactggaactgctactatatagagagagactggacctgctactatatagagagagactgggcctgctactgtatagagagagactggacctgctactatagagagagagactggacctgctactatatagagagagactggacctgctactatatagag
The sequence above is a segment of the Salvelinus fontinalis isolate EN_2023a unplaced genomic scaffold, ASM2944872v1 scaffold_0272, whole genome shotgun sequence genome. Coding sequences within it:
- the LOC129845299 gene encoding hairy/enhancer-of-split related with YRPW motif protein 1-like, producing MRRNHNYSCSSDSELDDNIEVEKDSGDENVNLDSPHDLMSPPKTTQTQARKRRRGIIEKRRRDRINNSLTDLRRLVPSAFEKQGSSKLEKAEILQITVDHLKMIHAASGQGYFEAHARAKDYRSLGFRECLSETARYLSIMEGWNSVDPLRVRLVSHLNNYASQRDIHTVLTGHPGQLAWGSALRTPSAHLQHPLLLPLPQGRTLAPHSTSSPPSSCSIFSSMSSPCSTDTSVTSRLSVTAPSEALRVPPNDNLPLGLALPVSASKLSQPPPLLSSLSSLSAFSFSTFPLVSPAALNSAGSSTALRNQPYRPWGTEIGAF